A single Mangrovimonas sp. YM274 DNA region contains:
- a CDS encoding cellulase family glycosylhydrolase, protein MKAINSILKITALFVLMIGFASCNEDDDNYGNGTFSVDINDLNFSDCGGQATFNVTASPYITWGVSSEADWLTFSSTSGAGNGSIIITAPEMGTERTAVVTVYTAETTHEIQVFQEGAIEADPSEMSDYTSVQLTEIMGVGWNVGNSLESIGGETAWGNPEINQDLIDAVKAAGFNTVRIPVAWTNYIEEDNGCYTISEEGLTRVEEVVNYVLSNDMFAIVNNHWDGGWMQPTYDQQAFVNDKLSKIWRQIAMHFRDYDYHLIFAGSNEVMVEGDYGTPTEEYYTVQNSFNQTFISAVRATGGRNAYRYLTVQGFNTNIDHTVNFAVVPEDTVANRMLMEVHYYDPYQFTLEVSNDNAWQWGAIATDPSATSGWGDEDWLETQFAKMETNFVNQGIGVILGEYGASYRGEVEGAEVYRAYYYQKTTESALNHGMVPVIWDNGYPDNHQMGLFNRNTGEEYFPDIIDAAINN, encoded by the coding sequence ATGAAAGCAATTAATAGCATTCTAAAAATTACGGCTTTGTTCGTATTAATGATCGGATTTGCGTCATGCAATGAGGATGATGACAATTACGGAAATGGAACATTTTCTGTTGATATCAATGATTTAAATTTTTCTGATTGTGGTGGGCAAGCAACTTTTAATGTAACGGCTTCTCCTTATATTACTTGGGGTGTAAGTTCAGAGGCAGATTGGTTAACTTTTTCGAGCACATCAGGAGCTGGAAATGGAAGCATCATTATTACAGCTCCAGAGATGGGAACCGAGCGTACTGCAGTGGTTACTGTTTATACAGCTGAAACAACTCATGAAATCCAAGTTTTTCAGGAGGGAGCTATTGAAGCAGACCCAAGTGAAATGAGTGATTATACTTCTGTACAATTAACAGAGATTATGGGAGTAGGTTGGAATGTTGGAAATTCCTTGGAATCTATTGGAGGAGAGACTGCTTGGGGTAATCCGGAGATTAACCAAGATTTAATAGATGCTGTAAAGGCTGCGGGTTTTAATACCGTTAGAATTCCTGTAGCATGGACTAATTACATTGAAGAAGATAATGGTTGTTATACTATTAGTGAAGAAGGACTCACGAGAGTTGAAGAAGTGGTGAACTATGTGCTGTCTAATGATATGTTTGCAATTGTAAATAACCACTGGGATGGAGGTTGGATGCAGCCAACTTATGATCAACAAGCTTTTGTGAATGATAAATTGTCTAAAATTTGGAGACAAATCGCTATGCATTTTAGAGATTATGATTACCATTTGATATTTGCTGGGTCTAATGAGGTAATGGTAGAAGGTGATTATGGAACGCCGACTGAAGAATATTATACGGTTCAAAATAGCTTTAACCAAACTTTTATTTCTGCGGTAAGAGCTACAGGAGGGAGAAATGCTTACCGTTACCTAACGGTTCAAGGCTTCAATACCAATATAGATCACACTGTTAATTTTGCGGTAGTTCCAGAAGATACAGTGGCCAATAGAATGTTGATGGAAGTTCATTATTATGACCCATATCAATTTACTTTGGAAGTAAGTAATGACAATGCTTGGCAGTGGGGAGCAATTGCTACAGATCCTTCAGCAACATCTGGATGGGGTGATGAAGATTGGTTAGAAACCCAATTTGCCAAAATGGAAACAAATTTTGTGAACCAAGGCATTGGGGTTATTTTAGGTGAGTATGGTGCAAGCTATAGAGGCGAAGTAGAAGGGGCTGAAGTGTACAGAGCTTACTATTACCAAAAAACTACAGAATCGGCCTTAAACCATGGCATGGTACCTGTAATTTGGGATAATGGTTACCCCGATAATCACCAAATGGGATTGTTCAATAGGAATACCGGCGAAGAGTACTTCCCAGACATCATTGATGCTGCTATCAATAATT